The following is a genomic window from Bacteroidota bacterium.
TGATGATGTAGTGTTAATGTTCGGTAATAACTCGCCACGAGTTATTCTGAACATTAATACTGTTGCTCTAAAACAAAAAATGTAACTTTAAACTCTAAACCAAAAATCGCCTTGTTGCGCTAAGGCCTTGAATGCACCACATTAACGTCAGTCCACATTATCGTAACGTTTGTCCGCAAAATGTAACGGTTGTTTCACTTTATCTTAATGTCTGTCCGCAAATCATTGACATTTTTTCACTTTATGTTTACATTTTTGGGACCGATGCATATTGTTTTTGTCAGAATGCTTTGAAATTGCTATAAAAAGAAATGTTGTTTTCTCAGGGTGAAAAATTGAAGAAAAAGATCTCCGAATTTTTTTTGAAGAATTTTGAAAATACAGTTTTCCGAATGAAACACAGCAATAAGTAATTTTCAAAAATTTCTCATTGACTGGTTTTTCCTATAAGAATTATAAAATTATTACTGCTGGAAGGTGCAATTATGGCAAACTATGAATATTTATAATAGTCACTTTAGAATTGAAACATTCCCTTTGGGGGAGAGGGTTTGACTAATGCAATGCCATTAATGAAGGGAAAAAAATTACCTGATAATAAATTGACCTGAACTAACAATTTTGTTTTTATCTATAAGTTCAAATAAATAAGTTCCGCTTGATAATTCTCCACGCACAAGTTTGTCATTGTTTTTAATAGGAACTGCGCGAAGCATTTTACCATTCATATTAAATATTTTTAACTCAAAGGTTTTATTTTCATTAAAGGAAATGGCTGCTTCATCAGAAAATGGATTGGGGGAAATAGTAATGTCACTTTGTGAATGATAATCAGGAACTGCAGTTACATCAGATACCGAAATATCATCAATAAAATAATTACCATAAGGATTACTTCCGGAAGTAAATTGAATGTGTGTGGTATTAGCGTCTGTTCTGAAGTTTCCTATGGTAATATAATGATAAGCGGAATCAGCGGTAAACTGAAAAGAAAATAATTGCCAACTCGGAATATTGAGAACACTTGTAATTTCTAATTGCGGAACAACATTGATAAATTGCCATCCGCTTTGGCTTAAGGGGTTTTTAGAAAACCGTGTGCCAATATTATTTGTCTGATAAATATATGTGCAACTGGTTCCATTCGTTAAGTAAAAAGATACATCATACGTTTTTCCTATAACCAATCCCGGGTCATTCAACTTAATCGAAATATATTCGCGGTAATCGGTTGCGTTATCATTCCAAGTTACAAAGCCAGCACAAGCGTTTCCGGTATTTGCATTTAAATAAGCATAACCTGCGTTCGGTAGTTGTACGCCTCCGGTTCCATTGGTATGGTAATAGTCAGGACTGCCGGTATTGAAAGAAGGATAATAAACTCCATTGACATTTGACCATCCTACACAGAGATTTAATTGATTACCAGCGGAAGGATAGCCGGTGTTTGTTTCAAAACCATTATTGGGAACAAGATTTTGTGCGATTGCAGTCCCACAAAATATAATTGAGAAGATGAGTAGTTTTGTTTTCATTTTTTGAAGTTTAGTTTTTTATTACTTGTAAACCAAATGAAAAAATTGTTTGTCGTATAAAGATAATATTTTTACTATTCTTGTATCAGATTAAAAATTAAAATGAGCGGTCATTCAGAAAATAAATACACTTTTCATAGAATTTCAAAAGATACGCTGCCTGTCATTAAAGATTTATATAAAAATGTTTTTAACGTATATCTTTCTGATGATTTTGTTAAAAAAAAATTTAATACCTCTTTTGCAGAATGCGAGTATATCGGATACATGGCTTTCGCGGAAGATGGAACACCTGCTGCCTATTATGGGGTATTCCCTTGTATGATTGAGTTTCAGAATAAAAAAATATTAGCTGCTCAATCGGGCGATACAATGACACACCCTTTGCACCAGGGAAAAGGTCTTTTTACAAAATTGGCAAAAGCAACCTATGAATTGGCAGCACAAGAAGGAATACAATTCATATTTGGTTTTCCAAATAAAAATTCATATCCCGGATTTACAAAAAAACTTAATTGGATTCATAAAGAAAATATGAAGTCATATATTTTCAGAATAAATACTTTGCCTTTAATAAAAATTGCAAAGAAGTTTAACTTGCAATCATTATATGAATCATTTGCATTTGCATTTCTGAAAAAATATCTTTCGAAAAAAAAATCTTTTTCTAATTCTTTGATTGCTTCTGAATACGGGGGATTATTACACGATGATTTATTTTTGAATTACAAAACATACACGAAAAGTTTTATCCTGGATTTGGAAGGGGTTAATATCTGGATAAAGCTTGATGGAAAATTATGGATAGGCGATATTGAAAAATCTTCACTTGAACAGTTCAAGAAAGCATTAAATAAATTGCAACGAATATGTTTTTGGCTTGGATGCACGGAAATAATTTTAAATGTTTCTCCTAATTCTTACTGGGATGTTTTATTGCAAAAAGAATTTTCTTCTTCTGAAGGTTTGCCGATTGGATATCTTGATTTAAACAGCAACATAAATCTTGACAAAATTCTTTTTACTGGCGGTGATTTTGACACTTTCTGATTTTTTATTACCTTTGATATTCTAATCAATTCAACATGAAAAAATTATTACTCTTTTCTATTTTATCAATTTTAATTTCTCAAAATCAAAATTCCTATTGCCAAGGAGTATGGACACAGCGAGCAAGCATTCCATTTACTGCAAGATGGGGAGCAGTTGGATTTTCTGTTGGAACAATGGGTTATGTTGGGTCAGGATATAATAATGGAACTAATTACGGAGATTTCTGGCAATATAATCCTGCTTCAAACACTTGGAGCCAAATTGCATCCATTCCTGCAAGAAGAGCAGCAAGCGCTTTTTCCATAGGAAATTACGGTTATGTATGTATGGGTATTCCTCCAAGCGGGAATTATTATACGGATATTTTGGAATATAATCCATCCAATAATACGTGGACACAAAAAGCTACCTTTCCCGGCACCCCGAGATATGGTGCATCGGGTATTGCAATCGGAACGAAGGGATACGTAGGATGCGGAAATGAAGGCAGCGCTTCAGGTCCATTTACAAATGAGTTTTGGGAATTTGATCCGGCAGCAAATGCATGGACACAAAAAACAAATTTCCCCGGAACTCCGAGATATGGCTTGACGCACATGGGATGGGCAGTTGGAAATAAAGGATATTTAGGATTTGGATTGGATAATACTATGACTTGGCCATCTGATTTTTATGAGTATGACCCAACAACCGATACATGGACACAAAAAACAAACTTTCCTTTGACAGGAAGAAGTTATGGAGTCGCCTTCGCAAGTTGCGGTAATTATTATGCCGGTTGCGGACAAAATAACAGTATAGCATTTTCGGATATTTGGAAATATGACCCGGTAACTGATACATGGACACAGAAAGCAAATTTTGGCGGAGGAAACAGATGGCTAATGGCAAGTTTTGTTATTAACGGAATTGGATATTGTGGAACAGGATATGATTTTACAAATTATTATAATGACTGGTGGGAATACACCTGTGATAATGCAGGAACAAATGAACAATTTGAATCTGAAAATTTGATTTCATTTTATCCAACAATAATTAATGACAAAGCAGAATTAATAATTAAATCAGATAAAAATTTGGATAATACATTTTTAAAAGTATTCGATATAAATGGGAAATTAGTACGAGAAGAAAATATAAATACTAAAAATTATTCTTTCGCAAGAAAGAGCTTGCAGCAAGGAGTATATGCCTATGAGGTTTTAAGCGGCAGCAAAAGAATCGGTTCCGGGAAATTTATAATTGATTAAAATCCTCTTTTGCCAAAACCAAGATTTACCTGAATCATATTTGATTCAAAAGTAGTAGTGTTGCTTATTGTTAAGCGGGGAAGTATTCTTTTATCCTGCAAATCATCTGTGCATTGATAAGAAACAGCTACTAAATTTTTATATCCTGCTTCTTCTGAAATTCTTTTGGTTTCATTTGTATAACTGCCATCGGGGTATGCAATAGTTTCTACTTCTTTTTGAATAACCTCTTCAATGATTTTTTTAGATTGAATTAATTCTTCTTTTGCTAATTCATTATTTACATTTCCTAAGTTATAATGACTGTGCGAATGAGAGCCAATTTCAATCAGGGCATTTTCCGAAATTTGTTTCAGTTGTTCTTTATTAATCATTTTATAATATTCTCTATTTGCTCTTGGAATAATTTTTGCAAATCCACACTTATTCATAATATCTCTAAGGATTGCATCTCTATCAGAACCCATTTTTTTTATGTAGTCGGAAGCCGATAGAGAAAGTTTATTTGAAAAAAAATTTCCATTAAGCTTAAATTTTTCGTCTCCTATTTCTAAAGTTTTGGTTCCAGAATACGATTTAATAATATCTAAAATATCAGGCCAATTAATAAAATTATCATCTACTAAAGATTGGCTAATAATAAAAAATGTCGCTGGAATATTTATCTTTTTTAAAAGAGGAAATAATGTTGTAAAATTATTCACATAACCATCGTCAAAAGTTAACGCGATTGTTTTTTTCTTCGGAACAATTCCATTTCTAAGAGAGAAAAAACATTCGGATAAAGAAACAATATTAAAATTTTTCTTGAAATAAATTAAATGTTCTTCCATTTGCTTACTGGAAATATGTCTTCCGTTGATTGAAAAATCAGGAGCATAAGAACATCCATGATAACATAACACCAAATAATTATTTCGGGCAATAGAAGAAAAAAATTTCTCTATTCCAATCATAGTAATAGTTGGAAAAATTATTTTCCTTGATACTGTTTTAACAATTGACACGGGAAATATTTTTGAATGTTTCTAACTCAAAAATACATATACGAAATGATTCATGCACAATAAATCTCATTAAATTGCCCTGCTATTTTTTCAACCGAGAATCTGCTATTAATATCCCCGCTGAATCTGGCATAATCAAATTTTTTATTCATAGTTTGCTCAATGGCGGTTTGCCAGTCATCGGGATTATTGTTCGTTAAAATCCCATTCGTTTCATTCACCAATTCAGGAATCGCTCCCACATTGGAAGCAATCACAGGAGTTCCGGTAGAAAGCGCTTCGGCTATCACTATGGAAAATGTTTCCACCTGCGAAGCATGAAGAAAAAAATCACTCTGCCAAAGCAGTTCGGCAATTTTTGTCCTGGGAATGTTTCCATGATAGTGAATTTCAAAATTCAAATTCAGTTTTTTGATTGCTTCGAGTTGTTCTCCTTCGCCCACCATATTCAGAATACTATTTTTGTTTTCCATTTTATTTAATGCCTCAATAAACAACATCGGTTCTTTGGGAGGTCTCCAGTGGGCAACTGCGGTAAAAATCACTTTGTCGGATTTTATTTTAGGTTTATAGAAAAATGTTTTTGTATCAACCACATTGGGAACGATTTTAATTTTAGAAGCATCATTCACATATTTTTCAATATTCTTTTTCAGAAAACCTGAAACTACGGTAATGGCTTTCGCATTTTGATACGCGCGTTTTCCATAGCGGGAAAAAATATTTTTCTTCATGTAGTTATCTACTTTCGACCAATGCTCGGTAATCACGTGCGGCTTTTTCAAGTCCTTTGCCAGCCAGTCGCCAAGAATGGCGCAGGGGCTCAAAATATTGGAATGAATAAGAGCGGGAGAAAAATCAGCAAGAATATTTTTTTTACAATATGTTTTCAAAATTTTATAGAGATGAAAGGGATTAACATAAATCCATTTATAAAACAGGGAACGTATATGAATAATATGCGTTTCAATTCCGTTTTCATCTGTAAATTTTTCAATTTCCTTTTCAAAAAAACTTTTCCCCCAGCAAACATTCAGAGCCGCCACCACAATTTTATTTCCCGCGCTGTGAATCGCCTTCGCATGTTCTTTAATAAAAATTCCTTTGCTCGGAATTTCTTTGGTGGGATACCAGCAGGTGAGGAAGAGAATGTTCATGTTACTATTTTCATCGGCTAATTTACTACACTAAATGAAATCAGGTTTCAGAATGATAAGGAAGCAGGACTTACGCATTTTCACCACTGAGATACTAAGTCCACTTAGAAACACTAAGAAATTCTTTGTGAATCTTAGTGTTCTTTGTGCCTTAGTGGTAAAATTGAATTTTTGCGTAAGCCCTGAAACAAATAGGAGAAAAGATTAACTTTTCCTGTACCTGACAACGGGTTCAACAGCGATGCCGATGTTGGCGCCTCGCTCATAAATTATTTTGCCCTGCCTGTCAATCTGCTCTTTTAATTTTTTGTTATCAAGCGTGTCGTAATGCAAAACATCAAACCATAAGAGTGCAGGGCTTTCGTTTTCAAACATAAAATGCAGGTGAGCAATATTCTGATGGGTTACTTTTTTTCCAACAATGGCTAAATCCACATCGGAGCCCTTTTCAAAATTGCCCGTGGCACGGCTTCCATAAATAATTACTTTTTCAATTTCAGGAATTTCAGCGAAAAGGCGTTGGATGTATTGCATATCTTTTTCGCGCAAGCCATACGAGTTTGTATTATATGTAATCATTTTTTTGCCGCCATTTTATTTTTTAACTCGTTCAAAGCAGGAAAATAATCAAAAATAATTTTATCCAAATAAGTTCTGCTTTTCTTTTCATTATAAATATGGCTGAGTTCATTCCTGGCAAGCAGTAAGTCCTCCCAAATAAACGGGTCTAACATTCCATCCTGCGCCATTTGGGTAATGACGGGTCTTGGTCCCTTTAAATCATTGTAGCCAATAAATTTCAGGTAATCCTGCATTAGTTTCCATGCCAAATCAAATGTGAATTCAAACCGCTGAATCAAGCCGTCTTTTTCCAATTCACTCAACTCTTTATATCGCGGAATAATTTCTTCGAGTGTTTTTAATGCTGCGCAGTAATTTTCGAACCGTTGTTTCCATCTTATATCTTGACTCATGACATACTATAAATATAAATTTATGCTAATGTACATTTTTTTTTCCGCGCCAAAAGTAAAAACAAAAAATGAATCACTCTTCCTTCCATCCTTCCATTATTCCAACCTTCCAATCCTCCGCATGCACATTCGTACAGATTCTTACTTTAGCAGATGAATTATGTACAACCTTAAAAAAAATCTGGACGAGTTCCTCCTTGGTCCATTTTACAGACAATTCACCGATACAATAAAAAAAGAAACCAATGATTGCAAAACGCTTTGCGATATTGGCTGCGGGTTTTATCCCACGCTGAAAAAAGTTACGCAGGCAATGAATTTTTCTGTAGGTGTGGATGCCCACGCGCCCAGTTTGGAAAAAGCAAAAAAAGAAAATATCTACTCCGAATACGTTTGCTCCGACATTAAAAAATATCTGACTGAACTGCCTGCTCAAAGTTTTGATGCCGTGATGGCGCTCGACCTCATTGAGCATCTCACCAAAGAAGAAGGCAAATGGCTCATGCAGCAAATGGAGCGCGTGGCGAAAAAGAAAGTAGTGCTCTTTACTCCGAACGGATTTGTTCCCCAGCAGCCCTACGATAACAATCCTTACCAGGAACATAAATCGGGCTGGGATTGGAATGAAATGCAGGGCTGCGGTTACAAGGTGCTTGGCTTTGGCGGATATAAAACCCTGCGTGGCGAGCGCGCAGCCATCCAATACAAGCCGCGAATCTTCTGGAAATATTTTTCTTACTTCACTCAACTCTTCACTCATAAAAATCCCAAACATGCTTTTTCAATTTTATGCATTAAAAAGTTAAGTTGAAAATGCCTTCCCCTCTTGTCTCCATCATCACGGCTACTTATAATCACGAAAAATATATTGCGGATTGCATCCGCTCGGTGCAGGCGCAAACTTTTTCCGGTTGGGAAATGCTCCTTGTGAATGACGGAAGCATGGATAAAACGCTGGAAGTTGCAGAAAGTTTTTCAAAGCAGGACTCGCGCATAAAGGTTTTCAATCAGAAAAATATAGGCGTGTTCCGCCTGGCGGAAACCTACAACTTTGCGCTGTCAAAAGCGCAGGGAAAATATATTACAATTTTGGAAGGAGATGATAAATGGGAAAAAGATAAATTAGAAAGGCAGGTAAAAACAATGGAGACCGATGAAAAAATTATACTAACATGGGGACCATCATATCCGTTTACTGCTAACATTTCAAAAATTCCTGGCGA
Proteins encoded in this region:
- a CDS encoding T9SS type A sorting domain-containing protein, yielding MKTKLLIFSIIFCGTAIAQNLVPNNGFETNTGYPSAGNQLNLCVGWSNVNGVYYPSFNTGSPDYYHTNGTGGVQLPNAGYAYLNANTGNACAGFVTWNDNATDYREYISIKLNDPGLVIGKTYDVSFYLTNGTSCTYIYQTNNIGTRFSKNPLSQSGWQFINVVPQLEITSVLNIPSWQLFSFQFTADSAYHYITIGNFRTDANTTHIQFTSGSNPYGNYFIDDISVSDVTAVPDYHSQSDITISPNPFSDEAAISFNENKTFELKIFNMNGKMLRAVPIKNNDKLVRGELSSGTYLFELIDKNKIVSSGQFIIR
- a CDS encoding nucleotidyltransferase domain-containing protein, whose amino-acid sequence is MITYNTNSYGLREKDMQYIQRLFAEIPEIEKVIIYGSRATGNFEKGSDVDLAIVGKKVTHQNIAHLHFMFENESPALLWFDVLHYDTLDNKKLKEQIDRQGKIIYERGANIGIAVEPVVRYRKS
- a CDS encoding GNAT family N-acetyltransferase, yielding MSGHSENKYTFHRISKDTLPVIKDLYKNVFNVYLSDDFVKKKFNTSFAECEYIGYMAFAEDGTPAAYYGVFPCMIEFQNKKILAAQSGDTMTHPLHQGKGLFTKLAKATYELAAQEGIQFIFGFPNKNSYPGFTKKLNWIHKENMKSYIFRINTLPLIKIAKKFNLQSLYESFAFAFLKKYLSKKKSFSNSLIASEYGGLLHDDLFLNYKTYTKSFILDLEGVNIWIKLDGKLWIGDIEKSSLEQFKKALNKLQRICFWLGCTEIILNVSPNSYWDVLLQKEFSSSEGLPIGYLDLNSNINLDKILFTGGDFDTF
- a CDS encoding class I SAM-dependent methyltransferase gives rise to the protein MYNLKKNLDEFLLGPFYRQFTDTIKKETNDCKTLCDIGCGFYPTLKKVTQAMNFSVGVDAHAPSLEKAKKENIYSEYVCSDIKKYLTELPAQSFDAVMALDLIEHLTKEEGKWLMQQMERVAKKKVVLFTPNGFVPQQPYDNNPYQEHKSGWDWNEMQGCGYKVLGFGGYKTLRGERAAIQYKPRIFWKYFSYFTQLFTHKNPKHAFSILCIKKLS
- a CDS encoding glycosyltransferase family 4 protein, with product MNILFLTCWYPTKEIPSKGIFIKEHAKAIHSAGNKIVVAALNVCWGKSFFEKEIEKFTDENGIETHIIHIRSLFYKWIYVNPFHLYKILKTYCKKNILADFSPALIHSNILSPCAILGDWLAKDLKKPHVITEHWSKVDNYMKKNIFSRYGKRAYQNAKAITVVSGFLKKNIEKYVNDASKIKIVPNVVDTKTFFYKPKIKSDKVIFTAVAHWRPPKEPMLFIEALNKMENKNSILNMVGEGEQLEAIKKLNLNFEIHYHGNIPRTKIAELLWQSDFFLHASQVETFSIVIAEALSTGTPVIASNVGAIPELVNETNGILTNNNPDDWQTAIEQTMNKKFDYARFSGDINSRFSVEKIAGQFNEIYCA
- a CDS encoding nucleotidyltransferase substrate binding protein, which gives rise to MSQDIRWKQRFENYCAALKTLEEIIPRYKELSELEKDGLIQRFEFTFDLAWKLMQDYLKFIGYNDLKGPRPVITQMAQDGMLDPFIWEDLLLARNELSHIYNEKKSRTYLDKIIFDYFPALNELKNKMAAKK
- a CDS encoding T9SS type A sorting domain-containing protein — protein: MKKLLLFSILSILISQNQNSYCQGVWTQRASIPFTARWGAVGFSVGTMGYVGSGYNNGTNYGDFWQYNPASNTWSQIASIPARRAASAFSIGNYGYVCMGIPPSGNYYTDILEYNPSNNTWTQKATFPGTPRYGASGIAIGTKGYVGCGNEGSASGPFTNEFWEFDPAANAWTQKTNFPGTPRYGLTHMGWAVGNKGYLGFGLDNTMTWPSDFYEYDPTTDTWTQKTNFPLTGRSYGVAFASCGNYYAGCGQNNSIAFSDIWKYDPVTDTWTQKANFGGGNRWLMASFVINGIGYCGTGYDFTNYYNDWWEYTCDNAGTNEQFESENLISFYPTIINDKAELIIKSDKNLDNTFLKVFDINGKLVREENINTKNYSFARKSLQQGVYAYEVLSGSKRIGSGKFIID
- a CDS encoding polysaccharide deacetylase family protein, with the translated sequence MIGIEKFFSSIARNNYLVLCYHGCSYAPDFSINGRHISSKQMEEHLIYFKKNFNIVSLSECFFSLRNGIVPKKKTIALTFDDGYVNNFTTLFPLLKKINIPATFFIISQSLVDDNFINWPDILDIIKSYSGTKTLEIGDEKFKLNGNFFSNKLSLSASDYIKKMGSDRDAILRDIMNKCGFAKIIPRANREYYKMINKEQLKQISENALIEIGSHSHSHYNLGNVNNELAKEELIQSKKIIEEVIQKEVETIAYPDGSYTNETKRISEEAGYKNLVAVSYQCTDDLQDKRILPRLTISNTTTFESNMIQVNLGFGKRGF